The DNA sequence ATTTTACTGCGATTATCGCATTAAAACCATTGTCTCTTCACATAAAATTGAGAAGAATAGTGAGGTGCAAGGGTATGAAACCACGACAGAACCCGCCCGGCAATAAAAACATGATTGGAGCCAAGGTTGTTGCCCTTAGGAAAGCAAAGAAAATTAAGCAGAAAGATTTTTTAGCGAAACTGCAAACCGTGGGCTTGGACATCAGTGCGACAAGTCTTTCACGTCTTGAAGGGCAATACCGTCTTGTTCAGGATTATGAGATTGTTGCGATTGCGAAAGCATTGGATATTTCTATTGAAGATTTGCTGGGGAAAAGACGGAATGATTAATAAAGGTACGCCGCTAAAATAGTCCGTGCACAGCCTTCCATTTCCTTCCTTGATACGTAATAATAGGGATAGGAAAGGAGGGTTCGTTTGTGTTGTATACATCCATTTTCTTATTTTTACTGATGCTGGCTCTAAACTTCATCTTTAAGATTGCGTCGGTTTTTCGCTTGGGCGTGCCGTTGCTTTATGTTCTTTTGGTGGGCGCTTTGTTCCCAAACTTTGTACAGGAACATGAAATGCTGACAACCCTAATCTTTTTAGCCCTGCTTGGCCTTGTGGCTCTGAGTTGGGTTGCGGCCATCCGTCGAAAAATCCGGCACAGGCGGGAGCAGAAGGAAAACCAATATTATGAGGACATAAACACCTGAGAGTATTAAATTTACAACCCCATCATTTCCCGCACCACCCGGTCAGCCATTTTTACAGCCCCGACCAGCACCAGCATATTGAAAATCGACTCCCCGATATAGGACCATACCATTGTGACGGCGCTGGCACCGGTGTCCACCATCGGTGGGGAGGACGCAAAGACGGAAAAGATTACGCAGGCCAGGACGATAATGGCTCCTTCCAGACACACGGCGGCGTAGCCTTTCAGAAAGGCTTTGCCGATGCTTTGGCTCGGCTCTCCGGCGAAGGAGGCCAGAGGCACAGGGGCAATTGCGGTGTATAAAAATATTTTAAAAAAACGGGCGTACACCGTAAGGATCATAATGAAGGAAAGCACCGTAATAAATAATCCGCCGATAAGCGTCACCGCCCACAGTGGAATACTCGCCCAGAAACCGCAATTCTCAATGGCCTGCACAATGGTGTCGGGCAGTACGGTCTGGGTGGTCGTCCCAAAGCCTGCAGCGCTCATGATGGTGGAGATAATCCCCTGCACGATATTGAACAGAGCCATCATTAGGTCCAGTCCATAAGTCACGACGCCTTTGGCCAGGGCAAAACGGATGAACAGCTTTAAAGCGTGTTCCGGCTTTTTGACTTCGGCGAAGCTGCCGCAGGTTTTCACTACGCCAATGACAAAAAACAACACCAACAGGGCCATGCCAACGGCCTGCAATGCGCCATGAATATTAACAATAACATTCCAAATACCGCCGCCTTTAAATTCAGTTGGCGATTGGGTAATAATTTGCAAAATCTCCGCCAGCTTTGCATTCCAGGTTGCCAGGGCGTTATTGAGATTGTCGATGACCCAGTTGCCGTTTGACAAATAAACTCACCTCATTTCCGAGACAAAGCCCGCGTACGAAACGTGGGCTTATCATTGTAATCGTTACCGGCATGGTTCATCCCTGCTGGGCATTTTGTCCCTGATGACGCCATATTTGTCATCCACGTAGAATTTATTGACAAACGGGTTATAGATTGCATGACACTTGACTCCGTTATATTCAGCAAGATAATCGTTGTCACCCAGCCTCTTGAGGATGGTAGCTTTCCGCAGTTCGCTGTTCAGTGAATGAATGTGCATTTCTTCATTGATCGGAAATGTATTAAACATGGCGATCAGCCTCCTGTAATCAGAGTAAGAATCTCTTTGGCAAAGGTAATAATCACTCCGCCCGCCAGCGTCAGGAAGCCGTTGGCCCGCTGGGAAGGGTCGTGGGATTTAAGGGAAAGGCCGATTTGCACAATGCCGAAGCCTAAGAGAATCATCCCAATGGCGCGGATCAGTCCAAAGATGAAGTCGGACAGATTGTTGACCACCTGAAGGGGATCGCCTGCCGCGTAAGCAGGGGCGGCCAAGAAGGAAAGCATTAGTACCAGTGTGCAGTAAACGGCAATAGTCATTTTGATTTTCCTGGACATTTTCATAGAATCATGCCTCCAATGTATTGTTTTTCAGGATTGTATCTGGGTTTCGAGTTCTTCCTCGGAGAGAAGCTCGTAATCGCTGTTTTCGTTTAGGACCACAGCTTTCCAGTCCAGGGCGGTTTCCGTACCGCCGTGCCGGAAAGCTTGGCCGCCGCCGTCAACAGTCAGTTTCAGATTGGAGTGTTTAAGGATATCATACTTGTCGTCCATAATGGCCCGTTCACCGCGGATAAAGAGCAAGGCATAGCGGTTGTCCAGCATCCGCACCTCGTCGGGGGTCAGAAGCTCGCGCCCCGACAACTGATAATTGACGGAGTAGCTTCCATTACGGCCCTTACTCTGACCGTAGGTGTTCATGTCAATGGTTTCCTTGCCTAAAAGCTCGGATACATACTTATGGGTACTTTGCTCATTGCCGCCCAAATATAGAAACTCGTCACAATTACCCAGAATAGATTCCCAGGTATCCTTAAACAGGGCTTTGAGCTGTGCCAGGTTTTGCAGGATGATGGACACGGATATTTCCCTGGAACGTATGGTGGAAAGCAGCTTGTCAAATTCATCAGGCAGAGCGACATTGGCAAATTCATCCATGACAAAGTGGACATGAATGGGCAACCTGCCTCCGTACTTATAGTCGGCAAGGTACATGAGGCTTTGGAATAGCTGGGTGTAAAGCATCCCGACGATAAAATTGAAGGATGAATCGTTGTCGGGTATCACGGCAAAGAGCGCTGTCTTTTTTTCCCCGACTGAGGACAGTTCCATTTCATCCACCGTGGTGATTCCCGCAAGGGTGGACAGGTTGAACTTTTCCAGCCGGACACCCAAACCGATGAGAATAGATTTGGCGGTTTTGCCCGCCGCCAGTTTGAAGATGTTATATTGCTTGACTGCTAGGTGCTCCGATTCCCGCATTTCCAGCCTTTCGAACAGCTCGTCAAGGGGGCTTTGATAGGATTCGTCATCCTCATGGACCTCGGCGGCGGCGATCATCTCCATGACCATCGGAAAATTCTGCTCTTCCTTAGGCGCTTCATAAAGAAGATAGAGGATTAATGCCTCCAGTAAAGCGGTTTCAGCGCGTTCCCAAAAGGGGTCATTGGTGTTGGAACCTTTGGGCGTAGTGTTGCGGATCAGGTTGGTGACGAGCTTTAACACGTCTTTGTCGTCCTTGAGGTAAGCGAAGGGATTGTAGCAATGGGACAGGTGCATGTTAATTAAATCCAGAATCTTGATTTCATAACCTTTTGCTTTCAGCAGGTTTCCCGTGTCCCGCAAAATTTCCCCCTTGGGGTCGAGAACGATAAAAGAGGTGTTAGCCTGCATGACGTTGGGTTTGGCGTAAAACCTTGTCTTGCCGGAGCCGGAGCCGCCCACCACCATGACATTCAAATTCCGTTTGTGCTTACGACCGTCCAGGCCGATACGAACGTTTTGCGTCAGGAGTTTGTTTTTTTGAGGATCTTTGTCCCGGTATTTCTTGCAGACAGTCGCCGCGCCTCCCCAGCGCGCGCTGCCGTGCTCCTCCCGCCTGCGGTAATTGCGCTTGGTAGAGAGGTAAATCCCTGTGCCCATGGCGTAGGCGGCAACAAAGAGCAGGATGCACTTGAGCGAATCGTTTACCCACCGAATGTCAAAAGGATTGTTTATCGCTAGCGTGAGATTGGCAAGAATTTCAGGAAGCCCTCCGGAAAGGGAAGGGGCGGTCAGCAAGGCCGCCCATACCACAGGGATTAAAAAAACCGCAAAGGGTATCAGGTTGCTCCTTGCGGTTTCAGCGCGCTTCATCGTGACTCCTGCGCTTCTGCTTTTTGGTCGGGGCGTCGATGGTTTTGAGAAGCAGCTCATCTACAGCATCGGTGGGGCGTTGTTCTTCAATCAGGTCGTTTCGCAGTTCGTTCAAAGCGTTCACCACCACGCCGTATTCGTAGTCGTCCAGGGTGAGCACCCTTTCTTCTTCCTTCATAGGCAATCCCTCCTAACGTTCCGGTTCCGGCCGTTTTTGCTGCCGCTGCTGCGCCAGCATCCGGTTCATCCTGCCGGAAATTTCACCAGCAGTTTCTCGAATGGTTGAAAGCTCGGCGCGAATCTCCTGTGGATTCATGTTTTCCAGCATTTCTGGAGCGTGGTTGAAACGGTAACTGCTTGTATCCGCACCGTATTGCTTGCAAAGCATATATGACGCGCAGTAGGCGTGGAAGCCATGTTCGGAACGGCCATAATCTCCGTCGCCTTTGTCCATTTCGGCATGGGCTAGTTCCTGGGATAAGGCGCGGAAAATATTTTCCGCGTCCATGCCGCGCCGGATTTGAATTTCCCGCGTGTCCGGCTGATACAGCGCGTTTGTGCCTTCCGGCAGCGTATCACTGATACGAATAGGAACAGGGGCGTGATCCATCAGCGCCTTGATACGGGTGCGGTCGTCGGGATAGGCCGAAGTCTCGTGTTTTAGGGCTTTCCCGGTCTGGGAAATGTCGAACATCTTTTTGGGGTTATAGCTGATGCCGCTGGTGCCGTCGTCGCGTTGGTATTCCTCACCCGGTTCCAGGATGTAAAAACCGCTTTCCTTTTTGCGGATATAGATGCCTTGCTCTTTCCAAGTATCGAAATCCGCAATGCGGGTAGCAGTCGGTTTTTGGGCAAGGATTAAGAGGGCGTTGGAAACGCTGTAACGGTCAAAGCGACTCTGTACATCCAGATAGCTTTGGAATTTTGCGCTGTCCTGCGCTATGGTCTCCGCCGTGTCGTCGATCAGGGAGTATACCATTTCCCGCTGTTCCTGCTTCCGTTGCTTCCATACCTCTTTGTCAAAGGGCTGGTCGCTTCGGGAGGCAGGTGCTTCTTTTTCCTGCCGGAAAAGATCATCGAAACTGCTCATAGCATCTTACCTCTCTTTCGGTTTTTTGGATTTGGACTTTAATTTCTGCCTGTTTGATTTAGCTGTCTGTTTTGTAGTTTTCTGCATTTCTTTAGCAGGCTCGCGCTTGGCTTCCGTCTGCTCCCTTTGAGCCTCCCGGATTTCCTTCAATTCCTGACGGACGGATTTCCGTTCAGGCTCAACTGTACCCCCGGCGGTTTTCCCGCTGCGCTCTGAGGTAGGCTCGGACGGAAGGGGTTTCTCCGCCGTCGCCGTCGTAGGGTTTGGGTTGTCAGGCTGTTTGGCGGCAGGCTCCGACTGTGTGGGTTTTAGCATGAGTTCGTCCAGGAAAGCGTCCGCACTTTTTTCGGCGGGAGTTCCCTTTATGGGAGGCGCTTTCTCGTCCGGGCCTTTTTTATCCGGCGCTTCTTTTTGC is a window from the Dehalobacter sp. DCA genome containing:
- a CDS encoding helix-turn-helix domain-containing protein, giving the protein MKPRQNPPGNKNMIGAKVVALRKAKKIKQKDFLAKLQTVGLDISATSLSRLEGQYRLVQDYEIVAIAKALDISIEDLLGKRRND
- a CDS encoding TrbC/VirB2 family protein: MKMSRKIKMTIAVYCTLVLMLSFLAAPAYAAGDPLQVVNNLSDFIFGLIRAIGMILLGFGIVQIGLSLKSHDPSQRANGFLTLAGGVIITFAKEILTLITGG
- a CDS encoding ArdC-like ssDNA-binding domain-containing protein, with the protein product MSSFDDLFRQEKEAPASRSDQPFDKEVWKQRKQEQREMVYSLIDDTAETIAQDSAKFQSYLDVQSRFDRYSVSNALLILAQKPTATRIADFDTWKEQGIYIRKKESGFYILEPGEEYQRDDGTSGISYNPKKMFDISQTGKALKHETSAYPDDRTRIKALMDHAPVPIRISDTLPEGTNALYQPDTREIQIRRGMDAENIFRALSQELAHAEMDKGDGDYGRSEHGFHAYCASYMLCKQYGADTSSYRFNHAPEMLENMNPQEIRAELSTIRETAGEISGRMNRMLAQQRQQKRPEPER
- a CDS encoding VirD4-like conjugal transfer protein, CD1115 family — its product is MKRAETARSNLIPFAVFLIPVVWAALLTAPSLSGGLPEILANLTLAINNPFDIRWVNDSLKCILLFVAAYAMGTGIYLSTKRNYRRREEHGSARWGGAATVCKKYRDKDPQKNKLLTQNVRIGLDGRKHKRNLNVMVVGGSGSGKTRFYAKPNVMQANTSFIVLDPKGEILRDTGNLLKAKGYEIKILDLINMHLSHCYNPFAYLKDDKDVLKLVTNLIRNTTPKGSNTNDPFWERAETALLEALILYLLYEAPKEEQNFPMVMEMIAAAEVHEDDESYQSPLDELFERLEMRESEHLAVKQYNIFKLAAGKTAKSILIGLGVRLEKFNLSTLAGITTVDEMELSSVGEKKTALFAVIPDNDSSFNFIVGMLYTQLFQSLMYLADYKYGGRLPIHVHFVMDEFANVALPDEFDKLLSTIRSREISVSIILQNLAQLKALFKDTWESILGNCDEFLYLGGNEQSTHKYVSELLGKETIDMNTYGQSKGRNGSYSVNYQLSGRELLTPDEVRMLDNRYALLFIRGERAIMDDKYDILKHSNLKLTVDGGGQAFRHGGTETALDWKAVVLNENSDYELLSEEELETQIQS